A single genomic interval of uncultured Desulfobacter sp. harbors:
- a CDS encoding TraR/DksA C4-type zinc finger protein, with translation MDTIVAERFKELLNQQLDQLLNQAKVSKSEMAQENTQAIDYLDRASVQTHQTMTLRFRTRESRLIKKVLLALDRIAKGTYGECEICGEPISLKRLEARPVTTKCISCKEAEEREEALAQ, from the coding sequence ATGGATACGATTGTGGCGGAACGATTCAAGGAACTGTTAAACCAACAGCTTGACCAACTCTTGAACCAGGCCAAGGTCAGTAAATCGGAAATGGCCCAGGAGAATACCCAGGCCATTGACTATCTGGACCGGGCATCGGTTCAGACCCATCAGACCATGACGCTCCGCTTCCGCACCCGGGAGAGCAGGCTTATCAAAAAGGTGCTCCTGGCCCTGGACCGAATTGCAAAAGGTACCTACGGGGAATGTGAAATCTGCGGGGAGCCCATTTCCCTTAAGCGGCTTGAGGCCAGGCCCGTGACCACCAAGTGCATCAGCTGCAAAGAGGCGGAAGAGCGGGAAGAGGCCCTTGCCCAATAG
- a CDS encoding Mut7-C RNAse domain-containing protein translates to MLIIEFEKSFEFFLSSKVRHGRVRCPLDRKAGVKDIVESYGVPHTEIGSLVFDRRPVDFSFVCRTGGLLSVGAIQPPFDVCSPSFLRPHPVRAIRFIADVNVMRLGRLMILAGFDVCCSSSYEDAQIADIAEQESRIVLTRDTRLLMRKKITFARRIRSEDPYAQLMETLSFFGLKNAVSFFTRCTRCNTLLQPVTKAAVLPLLEPKTRRYYNDFFQCPRCGQVYWPGSHRNHILEKMRAAGLVTDII, encoded by the coding sequence ATGCTGATCATAGAGTTTGAAAAATCATTTGAATTTTTTCTTTCCAGTAAAGTGAGGCATGGCCGGGTGCGCTGTCCCTTGGACCGGAAGGCCGGCGTTAAAGATATTGTGGAATCCTATGGTGTGCCCCACACCGAAATCGGCAGTCTGGTGTTTGACCGTCGGCCCGTTGATTTTTCTTTTGTCTGCCGGACCGGCGGCCTACTGTCGGTCGGCGCAATTCAGCCGCCGTTTGATGTGTGCTCACCGTCTTTTTTAAGACCGCATCCAGTACGCGCCATTCGGTTTATTGCTGATGTGAATGTCATGCGTTTGGGGCGCCTGATGATTCTGGCCGGTTTTGATGTTTGCTGTTCCTCCTCTTATGAGGATGCACAAATTGCCGACATCGCCGAGCAGGAAAGCCGTATTGTGCTGACCCGGGATACCCGGCTGCTCATGAGAAAAAAAATTACATTTGCCCGGCGGATACGTTCGGAAGACCCTTATGCACAGCTAATGGAAACCCTGTCTTTTTTCGGTCTTAAGAATGCGGTCTCTTTTTTTACGCGCTGCACCCGGTGCAACACTCTGCTGCAGCCTGTGACCAAGGCAGCCGTGCTGCCGCTTCTTGAACCCAAGACCCGGCGGTATTACAATGATTTTTTTCAATGCCCCCGGTGCGGTCAGGTGTACTGGCCGGGGTCTCATCGGAATCATATTCTGGAAAAAATGAGGGCCGCCGGTCTGGTAACGGATATAATCTGA
- a CDS encoding flavodoxin domain-containing protein yields MGTILIVYSSRKNETKGIAELIAEGVRQSGHQVQIKTAKQVETAEDLAGFDAYIFGSPTYHGEMLSSMKQFLFMAEHAQLEGKPGGAFGAYGWDGQANRRIFDTMTYIFKMKMASGPLMIKASWVEDGVDTAQAYGKEIAEMI; encoded by the coding sequence ATGGGAACCATACTGATTGTTTATTCATCCAGAAAAAACGAAACAAAGGGGATAGCAGAATTAATTGCAGAGGGTGTTCGCCAGTCAGGGCACCAGGTGCAGATTAAAACCGCTAAACAGGTAGAAACTGCAGAAGATTTAGCAGGATTCGATGCGTATATATTCGGTTCCCCCACCTATCACGGAGAAATGCTGTCTTCCATGAAACAATTTTTATTCATGGCGGAACACGCACAGCTTGAAGGCAAGCCGGGTGGTGCCTTTGGTGCGTATGGATGGGACGGACAGGCGAATAGAAGAATATTTGACACAATGACCTATATTTTTAAGATGAAAATGGCATCCGGCCCTTTGATGATCAAAGCGTCCTGGGTTGAGGACGGCGTAGACACAGCCCAGGCCTACGGAAAAGAAATTGCAGAAATGATATAG
- the rsxC gene encoding electron transport complex subunit RsxC — MGLLKLKGFPGTGSFPHGVHPPDNKALSANMAVEVMETPRTVTLPLLQHLGVPSKQIVKSGETVSYGQMVGKGEAFVSASLHAPIAGKVKRNAMVTLPNGRRVEAITIQADGEQIPPERIWEEVKFTQWPKDGFSDYASMDIVNKIQESGIVGLGGAAFPTHVKVMPNDTRVIDTFVVNGCECEPYLTCDYRLMVEAPDIIVTGALLAARAVSAREIVICVEDNKPEAIKRLQDAARQTVVQVAVVKTKYPQGSEKQLVQAVVGLDIPLGGLPADVGVAVSNVQTIATVARSIVKDVPLTHRVITVSGRGICNPKNIFVPIGVSLAEVVDFCGGLTPNAARIISGGPMMGFAFSDLSAPVTKGTSGLTILTHDDVRKADETNCVRCGRCVDACPMNLVPTKLALAARYKNPEVADRYNIRACVECGSCSYVCPAKLNLVQLIREGKVQLNAWERR; from the coding sequence ATGGGTTTATTAAAATTAAAGGGATTTCCGGGAACCGGCAGTTTCCCCCATGGGGTTCACCCACCGGATAATAAAGCGTTGTCCGCCAACATGGCTGTCGAGGTAATGGAAACACCCCGGACGGTGACGCTGCCCCTGCTTCAGCATCTCGGGGTGCCCAGCAAGCAGATTGTGAAGTCCGGTGAAACGGTCAGTTACGGGCAGATGGTTGGTAAGGGAGAGGCCTTTGTTTCCGCGTCACTCCACGCACCAATTGCCGGAAAAGTTAAAAGAAATGCAATGGTGACCCTGCCCAACGGCAGGCGTGTTGAAGCCATCACTATCCAGGCGGACGGGGAGCAGATCCCCCCGGAAAGAATCTGGGAAGAGGTAAAATTTACACAATGGCCCAAGGACGGTTTTTCCGACTATGCGTCCATGGACATTGTGAATAAGATTCAGGAATCCGGTATCGTGGGTTTAGGCGGCGCAGCGTTCCCTACCCATGTCAAGGTGATGCCCAATGATACCCGGGTGATTGATACCTTCGTGGTGAACGGATGTGAGTGCGAGCCGTATCTGACCTGTGATTACCGGTTGATGGTTGAGGCGCCTGATATTATCGTAACCGGGGCACTTCTGGCGGCCCGGGCTGTCTCAGCCAGGGAAATTGTCATCTGTGTTGAGGACAATAAACCCGAGGCCATAAAACGGCTTCAGGATGCCGCCCGCCAGACCGTGGTGCAGGTTGCCGTGGTGAAAACAAAATATCCCCAGGGCAGTGAAAAGCAGCTTGTACAAGCCGTCGTCGGTCTTGATATCCCGTTAGGTGGCTTGCCGGCGGATGTGGGCGTTGCCGTAAGTAACGTGCAAACCATTGCCACAGTGGCCCGCAGCATTGTTAAGGACGTGCCGCTCACCCACAGGGTGATCACTGTTTCCGGGCGTGGTATCTGCAATCCAAAAAATATTTTTGTACCCATCGGGGTCTCTTTGGCCGAGGTGGTTGACTTCTGCGGCGGTCTGACGCCGAATGCGGCCCGGATTATTTCCGGCGGCCCCATGATGGGATTTGCATTCTCAGATTTGTCTGCCCCCGTAACCAAGGGCACATCAGGGCTGACAATTCTTACCCATGACGATGTCCGCAAGGCAGATGAGACCAATTGCGTGCGCTGCGGGCGCTGTGTGGACGCCTGTCCCATGAATCTTGTGCCCACAAAGCTGGCGTTGGCGGCCCGGTACAAGAATCCCGAGGTTGCCGACCGATACAATATTCGTGCCTGTGTTGAATGCGGGAGCTGTTCCTATGTATGTCCGGCAAAGCTGAACTTGGTCCAGTTGATTCGTGAGGGCAAGGTCCAGCTAAACGCTTGGGAACGTCGCTGA